In Gammaproteobacteria bacterium, a genomic segment contains:
- a CDS encoding penicillin acylase family protein: MLKALRGLLLLGLILVVVVFGAAWLLLRASLPTLDGELVVDGLDHEVRVTRDAQGVPTVTARERLDLVRATGFLHAQERFFQMDLQRRAAAGELSELVGAGAVSLDKRRRLHQLRSRAERIVATATPNQQSVLFAYTHGVNEGLDAMLAKPFEYFLLGGEPQPWRAEDSLLVLYAMFLDLNDEDGRRESALATMTETLPPELLAFLLPPGSEWDAPLLGEAMPPVPVPGAEVIDLRQQPSHLAVAEPAIPAFDEYAVGSNSFAVDAAHGSAGAAVTGDMHLSLSVPNIWYRMRLVVDGAAQGLDAVGVTLPGVPALVAGSNGHVAWTFTNSYGDWTDLVALEFDPQDPERYRGPDGWLNLEHPTETVRMHKEESQTLDIALSIWGPVVERAGHRYAVHWLAHEAEAINLDLMRMEQAQTVDEAIVVANGAGIPPQNVLIADSAGRIAWTIAGRIPRRSGFDGSRPVAWLDGVGWDGWLPSNDYPRVVDPESGRLWTANARTVDGDALAVLGDGGYAFGARARQIRDDLMAADRFTPEDLLAIQLDDRAIWLAGWREQLLALLDEPALAGHPLRTEARDALESWGGRAAVDSVGYRVVRAWHDRVCDEVIAWLTAPTREADPDFEWNGFAQSQAALYTLLRERPMNLLDAGYDSWDAFLLQALDEVLSDIAADSGTLAGHPWGERNQLRMQHPLSRFVPMVWRVLDMPAQALPGDVQMPRVQGRDFGASQRMTLAPGREDQSLFQMPGGQSGHPLSPYYRTGHQDWVDGTPAPLLPAAEQWSLRLSPAPGS; this comes from the coding sequence ATGCTCAAGGCATTGCGCGGACTGCTGCTGCTCGGGCTGATATTGGTCGTTGTGGTGTTCGGGGCCGCCTGGCTGTTGTTGCGCGCCAGTCTGCCGACGCTGGACGGCGAGCTTGTGGTGGATGGGCTGGATCACGAAGTGCGCGTGACGCGAGATGCCCAGGGCGTGCCTACGGTGACGGCGCGCGAGCGGCTCGATCTGGTGCGCGCCACCGGATTCCTGCATGCGCAGGAGCGCTTCTTTCAGATGGACCTGCAGCGCCGTGCGGCGGCTGGCGAGTTGTCCGAGCTGGTCGGCGCGGGCGCGGTTTCCCTGGACAAGCGCCGCCGCCTGCACCAGTTGCGCAGCCGGGCGGAACGCATCGTGGCCACGGCCACGCCGAACCAGCAGAGCGTGCTGTTCGCGTATACCCACGGCGTCAACGAAGGCCTGGATGCGATGCTGGCCAAGCCGTTCGAGTACTTCCTGCTGGGCGGCGAGCCGCAGCCCTGGCGCGCCGAGGACAGTCTGCTTGTGCTGTACGCAATGTTCCTTGACCTGAATGACGAGGATGGACGGCGTGAATCTGCGCTGGCCACGATGACCGAGACCTTGCCGCCCGAATTGCTGGCCTTCCTGTTGCCGCCGGGCAGTGAATGGGACGCACCGCTGCTGGGCGAGGCGATGCCGCCGGTGCCGGTACCCGGCGCGGAGGTGATCGACCTGCGGCAGCAGCCCTCGCATCTGGCGGTGGCGGAGCCGGCCATACCCGCGTTCGACGAATACGCGGTGGGCAGCAACAGCTTCGCCGTGGATGCGGCACACGGCAGTGCCGGTGCGGCGGTGACCGGCGACATGCATCTGTCGCTGTCGGTCCCGAACATCTGGTACCGCATGCGTCTGGTGGTGGACGGCGCCGCGCAGGGGCTCGACGCGGTGGGCGTGACGCTGCCGGGGGTGCCGGCTCTGGTCGCCGGCAGTAATGGCCATGTCGCCTGGACCTTCACCAACAGCTACGGCGACTGGACCGATCTCGTCGCACTGGAGTTCGACCCGCAAGACCCGGAACGCTATCGCGGTCCGGACGGTTGGCTGAACCTCGAACACCCAACGGAAACCGTGCGCATGCACAAGGAGGAATCGCAGACCCTGGACATCGCACTGAGTATCTGGGGCCCGGTCGTTGAGCGCGCCGGACACCGCTATGCGGTGCATTGGCTCGCGCATGAAGCCGAAGCGATCAACCTGGACCTGATGCGCATGGAGCAGGCGCAGACCGTGGACGAGGCCATCGTCGTCGCCAACGGCGCCGGCATACCGCCGCAGAACGTGCTGATCGCGGACAGCGCGGGACGCATCGCCTGGACCATCGCCGGACGGATTCCGCGCCGCAGCGGTTTCGACGGCAGCCGTCCGGTGGCCTGGCTCGACGGCGTGGGTTGGGACGGCTGGTTGCCCAGCAACGACTATCCGCGCGTCGTGGACCCCGAATCCGGACGCTTGTGGACGGCCAATGCACGAACCGTCGACGGCGATGCGCTGGCGGTGCTGGGTGATGGTGGCTACGCCTTCGGTGCGCGCGCGCGGCAGATACGCGATGATCTGATGGCGGCGGACCGCTTCACGCCCGAAGACCTGCTGGCGATTCAGTTGGACGATCGCGCGATCTGGCTGGCGGGCTGGCGCGAGCAACTGCTGGCACTGCTCGACGAGCCGGCGCTGGCCGGCCATCCGCTGCGGACCGAAGCGCGCGATGCGCTCGAATCCTGGGGCGGTCGTGCGGCGGTGGATTCGGTCGGTTATCGCGTGGTGCGTGCCTGGCACGATCGCGTCTGCGATGAGGTGATTGCCTGGCTCACGGCCCCGACCCGCGAGGCCGATCCCGATTTCGAATGGAACGGTTTTGCCCAGTCCCAGGCGGCCCTGTACACACTGCTGCGCGAGCGGCCGATGAATCTACTCGATGCCGGCTACGACTCCTGGGACGCCTTTTTGTTGCAGGCGCTGGACGAGGTTCTGAGCGATATCGCCGCCGATAGCGGAACCCTGGCCGGCCATCCCTGGGGCGAGCGCAACCAACTGCGAATGCAGCACCCCTTGAGCCGTTTCGTGCCGATGGTGTGGCGGGTGCTCGACATGCCAGCGCAGGCACTGCCGGGCGACGTCCAGATGCCGCGTGTGCAGGGCCGCGACTTCGGTGCTTCGCAACGCATGACGCTGGCGCCGGGGCGCGAGGACCAGAGCCTGTTCCAGATGCCGGGCGGTCAGAGCGGGCATCCGCTGTCGCCGTACTACCGGACGGGTCATCAGGACTGGGTGGACGGAACGCCGGCGCCCTTGCTGCCCGCAGCGGAACAATGGTCCTTGCGCCTGAGCCCGGCGCCAGGAAGCTGA
- a CDS encoding DUF202 domain-containing protein: MSDTQLRDDMALERTRLANERTALAYVRTALALFAAAAALLHFYPDSAALHLGVAALLIGGVVVSGFGLYRYVTVSRRLRPSLSAQGSGMGGPNEN, translated from the coding sequence ATGAGCGATACACAGCTACGGGACGACATGGCGCTGGAGCGAACCCGCCTTGCCAACGAACGCACGGCATTGGCCTATGTGCGCACCGCGCTGGCCCTGTTCGCGGCCGCCGCCGCGCTGCTGCATTTCTATCCGGACAGCGCGGCGCTGCATCTGGGTGTGGCCGCGCTGCTGATCGGCGGCGTCGTGGTTTCGGGCTTTGGGCTGTACCGGTACGTCACGGTGTCACGCCGCCTGCGTCCATCCCTATCGGCCCAAGGGTCGGGAATGGGGGGTCCGAATGAAAATTGA
- a CDS encoding DUF4345 domain-containing protein yields the protein MKIETVVVRINALVFILYGIAFVVSPEPLSRWATGTAPDMAAGVTDLRATYGGMPLAVGVLLFLLASDPAQVRTGLQAVVLIMIGMAAGRLTGMLVDGYGNGVMPIYFAFELGMAVFGTWLLVRRRHPLDAG from the coding sequence ATGAAAATTGAAACGGTCGTCGTTCGCATCAATGCCCTGGTGTTTATTCTGTACGGCATCGCCTTCGTCGTGAGTCCGGAACCCCTGTCGCGTTGGGCCACGGGCACCGCGCCTGATATGGCTGCGGGCGTGACCGACCTGCGCGCCACTTACGGCGGAATGCCGCTTGCCGTGGGTGTGCTGCTATTCCTGCTGGCCTCGGACCCGGCCCAAGTCCGAACAGGGCTGCAAGCTGTGGTGCTGATCATGATCGGTATGGCCGCCGGCCGGCTCACAGGCATGCTTGTGGACGGCTACGGCAATGGGGTGATGCCGATCTATTTTGCATTCGAACTGGGCATGGCGGTGTTCGGCACCTGGTTGCTGGTGCGCAGGCGCCATCCTCTCGATGCCGGGTAA